Below is a window of Sceloporus undulatus isolate JIND9_A2432 ecotype Alabama unplaced genomic scaffold, SceUnd_v1.1 scaffold_26670, whole genome shotgun sequence DNA.
TCCGTGAAGAGCTGGACCTGCGCAGGAAGACTGAAATCCATGAGATCGAAGAGAGGAAGAATGGGCAGATCAACACACTGATGAAGAACCACGAGAAGGCCTTCAGTGACATCAAGAACTACTACAATGATGTGACTCTGAACAACTTGGCATTGATCAACACCCTCAAGGTAAAATCCACTGCATAAGACTTTGTCCAAGGGAGACTGCAAGCAGGTGCCAGGGATGTGTGGTCAGGTAGCAGAcagtggaagggaaaggaaggcgTGATGCAGGACACTGGGGTCCTTTGCTGCTAGGACAAGGTGGATGAGGCCTGATGACCAGGTTTATTTCATCTTGGTATACAGGAGCAGATGgaggaaatgaagaagaaagaagaacatTTGGAGAAGGAGATGGCGGAAGTGTTGCTCCAGAACAAAAGGCTGGTGGAGCCACTGCAGCGAGCCCGAGAGGAAGTGGCTGAGCTCCAGAGGAAGCTGGCGCACTACGAGAAGGACAAAATCATGCTGGTGGTAAGTCCCCGGGTTCAGCACTCCCTAGGATCATACCTAGGCCTCCCCAGTAAGACTGGTCAGTTAAGCTGCCTCTCTGACCAAGGAGATGCTCTTGC
It encodes the following:
- the LOC121918712 gene encoding dynein regulatory complex subunit 4-like; its protein translation is EELDLRRKTEIHEIEERKNGQINTLMKNHEKAFSDIKNYYNDVTLNNLALINTLKEQMEEMKKKEEHLEKEMAEVLLQNKRLVEPLQRAREEVAELQRKLAHYEKDKIMLVNIRARLKVTEKELKDLQWEHEVLQQRFSK